GCCTCCATCTCGGGAATGCAGGTGTCGGTCACCCGGTTCATGTGACGATCAAGCAGTGCCTGCTCGTCGGTGGCGGTCAGATCGCGGTAGTGCGGCACCCGCTCGTAATAGTCGTGTGCCACCAAATTGAATACATCCTCCTCGAGATTGGCGCCGGTGCAGACAATGCCATGCACCTTGTCCTGACGGATCATCTCCGCGAGCGAGATACCGAGCTCGGCGGTGGACATCGCGCCGGCGAGCGTGACGAACATTTTGCCGCCGGCCTTGAGGTGGTCTTCGTAACCTTTGGCCGCATCGAGCAGGGCCGCGGAGTTGAAGTGCCGGTAGTGGTGCGCAATGAACTTCGAGATCGGTCCCTTGCGGGCGGCTCGCTTGGCATTGAGGTCTTCGGGGCGCTGCTTCTGACGTTTGGCTTTCATATTGAAGGCCCAACCTAGCGACTGCCGGAAGGTGCAGAAGCACAAAAGTGTAAAATCAGCGCACCGCCGTCTTCAGCTCCGCCATGCGCAACTCGGCCCGTTCACTGAGCACCCGGCTAGCCTCTGCCAACTCCGGCCACAGCTCCTGCGCCGCCGTCCGATCCCCCTCCTTGACCCGCTTCTCCATGTAAATCGCCAGACGCCGCACCCGCTGCCCCCCAAAGGTCGCCGCCGAGCCCCCGAATTGGTGCACCTTCTGCGCAAATGCCTCCCATTCCCCCTCGTCCCGCAGGGCCGCCAGCACAGCCAACTCGTCCGCCCAACTGGCCACGAACCCCCGGGCCACAAAGGTAAAAACATCCAAGCCCGGCTCGGCCTCGATCTCACAGAGCTCCGCCACCACCTCCTCGTCGAGCACGTCGGCCGCGCTCTCTTCGTGGATCCCATCCGTCTTCCGGGCCGGACCCATCGCCATCGCCGCCCGCTGCACCACCCCACGCAAGGCCGCCGTCACCTCGCGCGCCCGCAGCGGCTTGGTCAAATAATCATCCATGCCCGCATCGATACATCGCTGCCGGTCCCCCTCCATCGCGTAAGCCGTGAGCGCCACCACCGGAATCCTGGGATCCACCCCCGGCACGTCGCCGGCCCGCAACTTGCGCGTAGCCGTGAAACCATCGAGCACCGGCATCTGGCAGTCCATCAACACCACATCGAAGCGCGCCACGCTCAGTGTATCCAATCCTTCCTGACCGTTGTTGGCCACGGTCACCGTGTGGCCCATGCGCCGGAGCATCAGCGTCGCCACTTCCTGATTCGCCCGATTGTCCTCCACCAGCAGAATCTCCAACGGCCCCGGCCCGGACGGTTCCTTCGCCGGCGTCTCCGCCGAACCGATACGCGTCCGCTCCGCCCGCACGGCCGCCGGCTTGGCCACAGCCGTCAATCCGCCGGGCACCGGGCGCACACCCACCGGCAGCGAAAGCTCCACCCAGAAGGTCGAGCCGACCCCGAGCTCACTCTCCACACCAACGCGCCCGCCCATGAGCTCGATGATCTGCCGCGAGATCGACAGCCCCAGCCCCGTGCCGCCCTGCGCCCGTGAGTCGGATCCATCCACCTGCACAAAGGATTCAAACAACCGTTCCAGCATGTCCGCGGGGATGCCACAGCCCGTATCCTCAACCTCGATACGCATCTGGCGCCGACTCGACAACGAGCTCAGGTCGCGCAGCCGCAACGACACCGTGCCGGCATCGGTAAACTTGAGGGCATTGCCCAGCAGATTGATCACCACCTGCCGCAGACGCCCCTCGTCGCCACTCACCCACCAGTCGCTGCCCGGCGGGATCTCGCAGCGCAGCGCAACATGTTTCGACTCGGCCCGCGGCACCAACAACTCGATCGCTTCGCGCAGCAGCGTCGCGAGATCGAAATCCGCCACGCTCAGACGCATCTTCCCGGCCTCCACCTTGGAGAGGTCCAGGATGTCGTTGATGATCGTGAGCAGATTTTCGCCGCTCTGCCGGATCACCTCGATCATGCGATGGTGCTCCGGGTGGGTGACCATGCCCGACAGCATGTCCGCCATGCCGATCACCCCGTTCATCGGCGTGCGCAGTTCGTGGCTGACGTTGGCCAAAAATTCCGACTTGAGGCGCGACAGGGCGATGGCGTCGTCCCGCGCCTGCGCCAGACCCTTCTCGTATTCGCGGTTGCGGGTCACATCGATGCGGATCGAGACGTAGCGGCGCACCTCTCCGTCGACATTGAGCTCCGGCACGATCAATGTATCCACCCAGTAATTACGCCCGTCCTTGGTGCGATTGCAGATATCCCCGTGCCAGTTGTAACCGCCGCGGATTGTTTTCCACAACTTGCGGAAGAACTCCGGCGCATGCTCGCCGGAGTTGAGGATGCTGTGGTTCTGGCCCACCAACTCGTCGTGAGTGTAACCGGAATTTTCGCAGAACTTGCGGTTCGCGTAGAGAATCGTGCCATTCAGATCCGACACTGAAATCTCCACAAATTGATCGAGCGCCTGCTTGAGCATGGAGAGCTCAATCATCGCCGCACGGCGGCTCGCCTCGGCTTGCTTGTGGCTGGTGAGGTCCTGCGCCACGCCGAGGAATCCGGTCACTTCGCCGGCCTCATTGCGGATCGCGGTGACGGACAATTTAACCGGCACCTTCACCCCATCACTGCGCACGTAGGTCCACTCGCGTTCGTCCTTCAATCCGCGCAGGGCCAGCGCGACAAACACCCCCATATCGGCCGCCACCGGTTCGCCAAATTTGCGCGAGAGGGCCGCGGCTTCCCGCTCCACTTCCTCGACGAGGTGAAACCCCTCCGGCGTCCGCCGGCCAATCACCTCACTGGCCGCATAACCCAACATCCGTTCCGCCCCCCGGTTGAAGCTGCGGATGATCCCCTGCAGATCCACGCTGATGAACGCGAAATTATTGCTGTCCAAGACCCCGCGTTGCAGCGCGATCAATTCGGCCATTTGAGCCTGCGCTTTTTCGAGCTCGGTGGTGCGTTCGGTCACCAGCACCTGCGCCCGTTGCTGGGACACTTGGAGCAAGGTCGCCATTCCCGCTGCAGCCAAGACTGCCAACGCCAACCCCGCCCCGATCCAGGACGAGGTCACCGCCCCCGCCCCGGCAAATTTCTCCGTCTTGCGCCAACCCAGCGTGAACGATTCTCCGCCCAGCTTGAGCTCCCGCACCGCTGCGTAGGCCGCACCGGCATCTTGCGTCGGACCGCCCGCATACAGCAAATCTCCCGGAGCCGTGGAGCTGCCTTCAAACAAATCCAGCGTGAGCTCCTGCGTGAGACTCGGCAGCACGCCCTCGACAAAACTCTCGGTCACAAACGGCGCATACACCCAGTGCCGAAATGCAGCGCGTCGCTCCGCCACCGTAGTGGTCGGCCAGCCATTCGCATACACCGGCAGGTAGAGCAAAAAGCCCGCGCGCTTTCGCCCATCCTGCACCAGGACGATCCGCCTGGTCAGCCGAGCCTCGCCGCTATCGCGCGCCAACAGCGCCGCCGCCCGCCGGTTGGCCTCCGAGCCTACATCCAATCCCAGCGCCGCTCCATTGGCCGACTCCGGCTCGATGTAGCCGATCACCAAGTGCCTCGGATCCCCCGCCGCTACGACCGGCCTCTCCACGCCCGGCACCTCGTGCACCGCCAAGTCGCCGGCTCGCGCCGCCGCCATTTGCACCCGAAACGCCGGCAGGTCCGCCTCCTCCACCGGCCAGATCACCCCCACGCCACGGATTCCGGGAAACGATTCCGGCAACCTCAGCGCATCCGCAAACCGTCGCCACTGCGCCGCATCCACATCGCCCGTCGTATGAAACAACGCCTCTCCCGCCCGGAGCGCTTCGACATAAATCGTCATCCGGTCCTCCAGCGCATCCATCGTGTTGACGACCTCCGCATCCAGATGGGCCACCTCCGCCCGCACTTCCGTGCGCCGGTGCAAATGGTAAACCACCGCACTCAAACTCCACCCGGTCAGCAATACCACCGCGCCCAACCGGAACGTCCCCAGCATCCGAAACAGCGGCAGCGCCAACGCCGTCGCGATCACACTGGCCAGGAACACCTCCATGCTCAGCAGGCCTTCGTTCAGCTGATCCCCATAAAACGGTCCCCGACCCGTAGCGGTGGCCAGCACCGCCGCCACCGCGATGAGCATCACGACCAACTGCACGCCCATACGCCCGCCCCAGTGTTTGCCGAGCAAGAGCGGCGGAAACAGCAGAAACAACCAACCTCCCGGCTCGCTCGGCCAGAGCGCCACCCCCGCCGCCAACACGGTCGCCCCCACCAGTCCGGCCAATCGTCCGAGATTTCGCCACAGCGGCTCCGCCTCACCGCGGCTTCGCCACCACGTCTCCAAGGTCGAGACGAGCAATACGATGCCAAACACATCCCCCACCCACCACGTGAGCGCCACGACCGGCAGGTCAGTTGTCGGAACCACCCCCACGCCCCACAGGATTCCGACGCCCAAAACCATATTGGGCAGCGCCCCCGCCACGGCTGCCACCAACCACGAAACGACTTCGGCCAGCCGCCGCGAACGCAGCACCGTGCGCGCGCCGACGCGACGGATCACCTCCGCCCCGATCCAGGCTTCCACGCCCGGCCCCAATGCCGCCACCCAGGATTCCGCGCCCAGACCCGTATTCACCCGGCTGAGGAACGCGCCCAACACCACGCCCCACAACATCCGGCGCCCGCCGCGCAACACCATCCATACGCCGAGGCCCGCCGCCGGCCACACCGGCGACGCCATGCCGCTCACCGAGCTGACCAAGAGCCCCAACTCACTGAGCCCCCACACCAGCAAGGCCCCTGCGATCACCAGACGCCAAGACGCCCGCGGCGGCGCATCCATTGATGCAGCCGCCCCGCCAAACGGCGAATTCGAGCCGAAAGCGTTCCAGGCAGAGAAGGACATGAGACTGGGGCTCTACATCGGCGCGCGACCGCCAAACTGAAACGACCTTACGCCACCGCCCCGGTTGGCAGCTTGCGCCCGCGATCCGTTCTTTCCACACACAGCCTCGACCCTGCCGCCCACGCCCCATGTTCGCCTCCCTGCTCACCACCGTCTTTTTCTCGTTCTCGGCGATCTTCGCCACGCGATCGATCAAGACGATCGGGTCCACCACCGCCAACCTGGGCCGACTCGCCCTCGCGATGTTTTTCCTCGGGCTCTACGCCCACCTGTTCGGCATCGGTCTCGGCGGCGCGGGTCGCGACTGGTTCCTCCTCAGCGGCGTCATCGGCATGGGGCTCGGCGACCTCGCGCTCTTCGCCGCCCTGCCCCGCCTCGGCTCTCGCCTCACCGTGCTCATGTGCCAATGCATCGCCGTGCCGGTCGCCATGCAGGCCGAATGGATGTGGATGGGCACCCGCCTCACCCTCGGGCAAATCAGCTGGGCCTTCGTCATCCTCGTCGGTGTGACCGTCGCCCTCATGCCCTCGCGGCGCGATCCGCCCAAGGTGCCGGTCACGCGACTGGGCCTGTTGTTTGGCTTCCTCGCCGCCGTCGGCCAAGGCCTCGGTGCCGTCGTCAGCCGCCACGCCTACGAGGTCACCACCGCCGCCGGTTCGAGTATCGACGGCGTCAACGCCGCCTACCAGCGCATCACCGGCGGCCTATGCATCACCGCCGCCTACTTTATCATTCGTCACCTTGCCCAGCGCCGCCGCGAAACCGCCGTCACCGCGACACCACCGCTCGACCGCTCCACCCGGCTGCGGGGCTGGGCGCTCATTTTGGCCAACGCGCTCTGCGGGCCGACCCTCGGCGTGAGCTGCTACCAATGGGCCCTCGCGACCACGCCTTCCGGCATCGTGTTGCCCATCGTGGCCACGACGCCACTGGTGATCATCCCGCTCAGTTACTGGATCGAGGGCGACCGTCCCAGCCGCCGCTCCGTGGTCGGCGGCATCATCGCCGTCGCCGGCGTGGTGGCCCTCACCCTCGTGCGTTAGCCAGCGCAGGGTGGGCGCGGACGTCCCCGGGGCGGGCGGCGAGCGCCGATCAATACGGCGCGATTTCCGCCAGCTCCGCCTCCTTCTGGCTCTCCGCCTCGGCGCGCTGGCTATCGTGCTCGAGCTGGGCTTCGTCCAGCCGGCGGGCGATGGCATTGAGCTTTTCATCGCGCTGCGCTTCCAGCTCCGCCAGACGCGGATCCCCGGCCACCCCGTAGCTGCTGCTGCGTCCGGCCGCCACGTCCTCCTGGATCTGCAGAACGAGCCGCGCCACCTCACGATCGTAGAGGTTGTGCGCCTGCCGCTCCTCGCGCTGCAGCTCGATGCGCGCGAGTTCCCATTCGTGACTCAGCGCGTCAAACCGCTCCTGCCAGCGCTGCTCGATCTTCACCGACTTGCTGAGATACTCCCGCATCTGCCGGTTCTGATCCTCGTCCCCCACGTCGAGCGTGCGGGCGTGCACCGCCGTTTCGTCGGCCACCCGCTGACGCTGGATGGCGTTCTCCGCCTGCGTCTGCGCCGCATCGATCAACGGAATCGTGCGCCACTGCAGCTCGGCCTCTGCCTCCGCCAGGGCATACTGCGCCTCCACCACCGAACCATCCCGCTGCATCGCCGCCGGCGTGATGCCTCGCTTGAGCTCCGCGATACGACCGCGCGCCTCATCCCGCGCCTCCAGCCGCTGCCGATCGAAGTCCAACTGCACCTGACGCAACTGGTCCTGCGCCTTGCGACCGATGTCCTGCACCTGACGCAGCACGCTCGCATCCTGCGCGAACAGGCTGGTGGCAAAAATGACGGCGGCGAGCACGAGGCCCGACCCGCGCCGTCCGAAAAGAGGCAAAGAGAAGATCATACTCACCCATTCGCCAACCGCATCGCGACTGTTGCAAAGCGCGCCCCCGGCCCTTTGCGTGCCCGACTCCATGCTTACGATCGCAGATGTCGCCAAGTCCTACGGCACCCGGGAACTCTTCTCCGAGGTGTCGCTCTTCATCGCGCGCAGCGATCGCTTCGGCCTCGTCGGCCCCAACGGCGCCGGCAAGTCGACGCTGTTTAACCTCATCCTCGGTCACGAGTCGCCCGACGAGGGCATGATCGAGTGGGAACGCGGCGCCGACTTCGGCTTCCTGCCGCAGGAAAGCGCCCCCGTCGGCGACGAGACCATCATCGGCATCGCCACCGGCGGCGCCAAACTCGACCTCGAGGGCGACGACGACGAGGACTACGACATCGATTGGACCCTCGAACCGCGCGCCCGCAAAATCCTCGCCGGCCTCGGCTTCAAGGACCCCGACATGGACCTGCCCGCCAAGTCCTTCTCCGGCGGCTGGATCATGCGCGCCCATCTCGCCCGCCTGCTCGTTTCCGAGCCCACCCTCCTGCTGCTCGACGAGCCGACCAATCACCTCGACCTCGAAGCCCTGCTCTGGCTGCAGGACTACCTCACCCGCTACCCCGGCGGCCTGCTGGTCATCTCCCACGACCGCGCCTTCCTCAACGCCCTCTGCAACGGCATCCTCGAACTGCGCGGCGCCACCCTGCACAAATACACCGGCAACTACGACGACTACCTCGAGCAAAAGGACGCCCGCCACGAGCAACTCCTCTCGCTCTACAAGTCGCAACAGCGCGAAATCGCCCACCAGCAGAAGTTCGTCGACCGCTTCGGCGCCAAGGCCTCCATGGCCACCCGCGCCAAGTCCAAGGAGAAGCACATCGCCCGCCTCAAAGAGGAGGCCATCGACTCCCCCGAGGAAGACCTGCGCCGCATCAATTTCCGTTTCCCGCAACCCGCCCGCTCCGGCCTCAAGGTCGTCGAGCTCGAACACGTTGAACAGGCCTACGGCGACCACGTGGTGTATGAGGATCTCAACTTCACCTCCGAACGCGGTGAAAAGATCGTGCTCGTCGGCCCCAACGGCGCCGGCAAATCCACCCTGCTCAAAATCCTCGGTGACGTGATCCCCATCCGCGGCGGCACCCGCGAACTCGGCGCTAACGTCACCGCTGGCTACTTTGCTCAAAACCGCGCCGACAACCTCAACCTCGAGGCCACCGTGCTCGCCAACATGATGGACTTGCGCACGGCCGAGAACGACCTCACCGAGCAACAGGCCCGCGCCCTCCTCGGCGCCTTCCTCTTCCGCAAAGACGACGTTTTCAAAAAAGTCAGCGTGCTCTCCGGCGGCGAAAAATCCCGCCTCGCCCTCGCCCGCCTGCTCATCAACCCGCCCAACCTGCTGTTGATGGACGAGCCCACCACCCACCTCGACATCCCGTCGATCGACGCGCTCATCACCGCGCTCAAAGGCTTCACCGGCACCCTCATCTTCATTTCCCACGACGTGTATTTCATCCGGCAACTCGCCGAGACCGTGCTCCACGTCCACAGCGGCCGCCTCACCCGCTACGCCGGCAACTACGACTACTACCTGGAAAAATCCCAGGCCACCGGCGCCCGCGAAGCCCTCACCGCCGGCTTCACCCAAGCCCGTCCCTCCCAAGGTTCGGGCGGCGGCAACTCCGGCGCCGGCAAAGGCCAGCGCGCCGACGATCGCGCCGCCAAAAAGGAACGGGAAAAACAACTCCGCGACCTGCGCAGCGCCGTGAGCGCCGCCGAAAAACGCGTCGTCGACCTCGAGACCCAACAGGCCGAACTCACCGCCGAACTCGAAGACCCCGCGACCTACGACGACCCCGGCAAAGCCCAGCACCTCAACCGCGAACTCAGCGCGGTCACGGATCAACTCACCGCCGCCAACACCGACTGGGAAACCGCCGCCGAAAAACTCCTCGAACTCGAATCCGAGGAAGGCTGAGGGGTCGGCCCAGCGAAGAGTCGGGCATAAAGCCCGACCCACATGACAGGAACCCTATCTAAATTGTGGGTCGGGCTTTACGCCCGACATCCTGTTCCGTCGGCCCGCCCCCCCGTTACTTCACCCGCTTCGCCACCCGTTTCCGTTTCGCCGCTGGCGCCGGACCATTCAGGTGCGCACAGATCTCGCAGGTGTGCCCATCACACCCGCGCGCCGAGCAATGCTCGCGACCGTAGAAAATGATCTGCAGGTGCAGCTTGTTCCAACTCTCCATGGGGAAGAGCCGCTTCAGATCCTGCTCCACTCGCACCACCGTCGCGCCCTGCGGTGTGAGTTTCCAACGCTGAGCGAGTCGATGGATGTGGGTGTCGACCGGAAACGCCGGCACTCCAAACGCCTGCGCCATCACCACCGAAGCCGTTTTGTGCCCCACCCCCGGCAACGCCTCAAGGGCTTCGAAAGAGGCCGGCACCTTGCCGTCATGATCGGTCATGAGGATCTCGGACAGCTTCCAAATCGCCTGCGCCTTTCGCGGCGCGAGACCACACGGCCGCACGATATCGTTAATGTCATCCACCGACAGAAGCACCATCGACTGCGGCGTCGAAGCCCGGTTAAAAAGCGCCGGCGTGGTCAAATTCACCCGCTTGTCCGTGCACTGCGCAGAGAGCAAAACCGCGATCAGCAACGTGTAAGCATCCGAATGGTCCAACGGAATCGGCGTCTCTGGGTATAACCCCCCAAGGCACTGTTCTACATAAGAGGCTCTCTCCGAACGAGTCATAAGGCGAAATAAGGGCTGTTACTCAAATTTGACGCAATATCCGGCCCTGAAAACTTGCTGCTTTGGCCCGCCACTTGCAGCGTCATTCCCAATACATTCTTCCAGACCCGTTCAGGCCCACTTCGCTCAGCCATGAGATTTTCCCTTTTTCCGCTTTTGCTCGCCGGTCTTCTTTCGTCAGCCCAAGGCCAATTCGTGTCTATTTCGGATGATTTTTCGAACAACGGATCACTAGGAGGAAGCACTCCAGACAGCGGTGTTGGCAACTGGGAATCCAATGACTCAGATCCTGCAATTTCCGTCACCGGTGGCGAAGCGCTGGTCGCCGCCGGATCTGGAGAGATGGTTCAACTGAACTTTTACGACGGCAGCGGCGACCTTTCGTCGGGAACATACTACTACGGCTTCAGTTTCCGAGTGGATGATTCGGGATCAATAAGCACCAACAACACCGTTCAGGCTGTAACCGGTTTTAGACAAGGAACCGTAGGTAGTGGCACCTACGCACTCTCATTCGGAATTTTTCGTCCTTCGACAGCTACACAAAACAATAGTGGTGTCCCCAACACCTCGACGAGCCAGTTTGCAGTGGGGTTTTTCGATGGCGCCTCCCTCAACGGATCCACCAACAGCCTAACTTCATGGGGCAGTGCTCTAGACCGTGGAACCAATTACCGGGCAGTCATCTCATTTGACCTTGAAAACAATGGGGCGGAACTCTGGATCGATCCAACAAGTTCATCCTCGTCATCGATCACCTTGACCGGAATTACGAGCGACACCCGCGGTATTTTTCTTAGGCAAGCAAGCGGTTCTCATGGAGATGTCTACTTCGATGACGTGTTAGTCGCGCAGTCATTTGAGGGCGCCCTCTCCGCCGTCCCCGAGCCTTCCACCTACGCGGCGATCGCGGGTGCCGCCATGCTCGGCTTCGCGGTATATCGCCGCCGCCGCCAACAACGCAACTCGGTGGCGGCCGCCGCGGCTTAATTCCGTCGCGTTCATCTTCTTTCAATTTGCCGGACGGTAGGCCCCGCCTACCGTCCGTTTTTATGTCCGACTCTGCGAACGACCTTTCGTCGCTCTCCTCCCTCCTGCCGCCGCCCGATAGCTTTGCCCGCCGCCACAACGGCCCCGATGCCGCCGAACAGGCGCGCATGCTTGAAGTCCTCGGCCAAAGCTCCCTCGACGCCCTCGTCGATACCGCCGTCCCGGCCGACATCCGTCGCGACGGCCTCGACCTGCCACCCGCCCTGGGTGAATCCGCCGCGCTCGCCGAACTCCGCGAGATCGCCGACAAAAACCAAGTCTTCCGCTCCTTCATCGGCCAGGGTTACTACGGCACCCATACCCCCGCCGTCATCCAACGCACCATTCTGGAAAACCCGGGGTGGTATACGGCCTACACGCCCTACCAGGCCGAGATTTCCCAGGGCCGTCTCGAGGCCCTGCTGAATTTCCAAACCCTCGTCACCGACCTCACCGGTCTCGAGATCGCCAACGCCTCCATGCTCGACGAGGGCACCGCCGCCGCCGAAGCCATGATGATGGCCCACCGTCTCCGCCGCGGCAAAGGCTCCACCTTCTTCGTCTCGGAAAAGTGCCACCCGCAAACGATCGACATCGTCCGCACCCGCGCCGAGCCCCTCGGCCTCACCATCACCGTCGGTGACCACACCACCTTCGCGCCCGACGCCGATACCGTGGGCGTGCTCGTGCAATACCCCGACACCACCGGCGACATCCTCGACTTCACCGACTTCTTCGCCGCTGCCCACGCGGTCAAAGCCTACACCGTCGTCGCCACCGATCTGCTCGCACTCACCCTCCTGCGCCCGCCCGGCGAGTTTGGCGCCGACATCGCCGTCGGCTCCGCTCAACGCTTCGGCGTGCCCATGGGCTTCGGCGGACCGCACGCCGGTTTCCTCGCCACCAAAGACGACTTCAAACGCCAGATGCCCGGCCGCCTCGTCGGCGTCTCCAAGGACGCCCAGGGCAACCCCGCCATGCGCCTCGCCCTCGGCACCCGCGAGCAACACATCCGCCGCGACAAAGCCACGTCCAACATCTGCACCGCCCAGGTCCTCCTCGGCGTGATGGCTTCGATGTATGCCGTCTATCACGGCCCCACCGGCCTGCGCACCATCGCCCGCCGCACCAAGCTCCTCACCGAGCTGCTCGCCGCAGGCCTGCGCACCGCCGGCGCCACCGTCAACACCGCCCCGGTCTTCGACACCCTCACCATCGGCAACGTCGCCGCCGATCGCGTGCACGCCGCCGCCACCGCGCAGCGCCTCAACCTGCGCGCGATCGACACCCACACCGTCGCGATCTCGCTCGACGAAACCACCACCCTCGAAGACCTCCACAGCCTTCTGCGCTGCTTCAACGAGTCGGTCCACCTGCCCGACCTCACTTCCCCTTCATCTTTCGACTTAAACTCGGCGCAGTTCACTGCGCCGTTCGCCCGCACCAGCGCCTTCCTCGAAGCCCCCGTCTTCAATCAACACCACACCGAGCACGAGCTGCTGCGCTACATCAAGCAACTCGAGGCCAAGGACCTCTCCCTGTGCCACTCGATGATCTCGCTCGGCTCGTGCACCATGAAGCTCAACGCCGCCAGCGAGATGTTCCCCGTCTCCTGGCCGCAGTTCGGTACCCTGCACCCCTTCGCCCCGGCGGAGCAAACCCGCGGTTACGCCCACCTCGTCGCCGACCTCGAGCAATGGCTCGCCGAGATCACCGGCTTCGCCGCCGTGTCCCTCCAGCCCAACGCCGGCTCGCAGGGTGAATACGCCGGCCTGCTCGCCATCCGCGCCTACCACGCCGCCCGCGGTGAGCCCGACCGCACCGTCTGCCTCATCCCCACCAGCGCTCACGGCACCAATCCCGCCAGCGCCGTGATGGGCGGCATGCAGGTCGTGCCCGTCGCCTGCGACGACGCCGGCAACATCGACCTCACCGACCTCCGCGCCAAGA
This portion of the Actomonas aquatica genome encodes:
- a CDS encoding CHASE domain-containing protein, whose translation is MSFSAWNAFGSNSPFGGAAASMDAPPRASWRLVIAGALLVWGLSELGLLVSSVSGMASPVWPAAGLGVWMVLRGGRRMLWGVVLGAFLSRVNTGLGAESWVAALGPGVEAWIGAEVIRRVGARTVLRSRRLAEVVSWLVAAVAGALPNMVLGVGILWGVGVVPTTDLPVVALTWWVGDVFGIVLLVSTLETWWRSRGEAEPLWRNLGRLAGLVGATVLAAGVALWPSEPGGWLFLLFPPLLLGKHWGGRMGVQLVVMLIAVAAVLATATGRGPFYGDQLNEGLLSMEVFLASVIATALALPLFRMLGTFRLGAVVLLTGWSLSAVVYHLHRRTEVRAEVAHLDAEVVNTMDALEDRMTIYVEALRAGEALFHTTGDVDAAQWRRFADALRLPESFPGIRGVGVIWPVEEADLPAFRVQMAAARAGDLAVHEVPGVERPVVAAGDPRHLVIGYIEPESANGAALGLDVGSEANRRAAALLARDSGEARLTRRIVLVQDGRKRAGFLLYLPVYANGWPTTTVAERRAAFRHWVYAPFVTESFVEGVLPSLTQELTLDLFEGSSTAPGDLLYAGGPTQDAGAAYAAVRELKLGGESFTLGWRKTEKFAGAGAVTSSWIGAGLALAVLAAAGMATLLQVSQQRAQVLVTERTTELEKAQAQMAELIALQRGVLDSNNFAFISVDLQGIIRSFNRGAERMLGYAASEVIGRRTPEGFHLVEEVEREAAALSRKFGEPVAADMGVFVALALRGLKDEREWTYVRSDGVKVPVKLSVTAIRNEAGEVTGFLGVAQDLTSHKQAEASRRAAMIELSMLKQALDQFVEISVSDLNGTILYANRKFCENSGYTHDELVGQNHSILNSGEHAPEFFRKLWKTIRGGYNWHGDICNRTKDGRNYWVDTLIVPELNVDGEVRRYVSIRIDVTRNREYEKGLAQARDDAIALSRLKSEFLANVSHELRTPMNGVIGMADMLSGMVTHPEHHRMIEVIRQSGENLLTIINDILDLSKVEAGKMRLSVADFDLATLLREAIELLVPRAESKHVALRCEIPPGSDWWVSGDEGRLRQVVINLLGNALKFTDAGTVSLRLRDLSSLSSRRQMRIEVEDTGCGIPADMLERLFESFVQVDGSDSRAQGGTGLGLSISRQIIELMGGRVGVESELGVGSTFWVELSLPVGVRPVPGGLTAVAKPAAVRAERTRIGSAETPAKEPSGPGPLEILLVEDNRANQEVATLMLRRMGHTVTVANNGQEGLDTLSVARFDVVLMDCQMPVLDGFTATRKLRAGDVPGVDPRIPVVALTAYAMEGDRQRCIDAGMDDYLTKPLRAREVTAALRGVVQRAAMAMGPARKTDGIHEESAADVLDEEVVAELCEIEAEPGLDVFTFVARGFVASWADELAVLAALRDEGEWEAFAQKVHQFGGSAATFGGQRVRRLAIYMEKRVKEGDRTAAQELWPELAEASRVLSERAELRMAELKTAVR
- a CDS encoding DMT family transporter — its product is MFASLLTTVFFSFSAIFATRSIKTIGSTTANLGRLALAMFFLGLYAHLFGIGLGGAGRDWFLLSGVIGMGLGDLALFAALPRLGSRLTVLMCQCIAVPVAMQAEWMWMGTRLTLGQISWAFVILVGVTVALMPSRRDPPKVPVTRLGLLFGFLAAVGQGLGAVVSRHAYEVTTAAGSSIDGVNAAYQRITGGLCITAAYFIIRHLAQRRRETAVTATPPLDRSTRLRGWALILANALCGPTLGVSCYQWALATTPSGIVLPIVATTPLVIIPLSYWIEGDRPSRRSVVGGIIAVAGVVALTLVR
- a CDS encoding ABC-F family ATP-binding cassette domain-containing protein; translation: MLTIADVAKSYGTRELFSEVSLFIARSDRFGLVGPNGAGKSTLFNLILGHESPDEGMIEWERGADFGFLPQESAPVGDETIIGIATGGAKLDLEGDDDEDYDIDWTLEPRARKILAGLGFKDPDMDLPAKSFSGGWIMRAHLARLLVSEPTLLLLDEPTNHLDLEALLWLQDYLTRYPGGLLVISHDRAFLNALCNGILELRGATLHKYTGNYDDYLEQKDARHEQLLSLYKSQQREIAHQQKFVDRFGAKASMATRAKSKEKHIARLKEEAIDSPEEDLRRINFRFPQPARSGLKVVELEHVEQAYGDHVVYEDLNFTSERGEKIVLVGPNGAGKSTLLKILGDVIPIRGGTRELGANVTAGYFAQNRADNLNLEATVLANMMDLRTAENDLTEQQARALLGAFLFRKDDVFKKVSVLSGGEKSRLALARLLINPPNLLLMDEPTTHLDIPSIDALITALKGFTGTLIFISHDVYFIRQLAETVLHVHSGRLTRYAGNYDYYLEKSQATGAREALTAGFTQARPSQGSGGGNSGAGKGQRADDRAAKKEREKQLRDLRSAVSAAEKRVVDLETQQAELTAELEDPATYDDPGKAQHLNRELSAVTDQLTAANTDWETAAEKLLELESEEG
- a CDS encoding endonuclease III domain-containing protein — encoded protein: MTRSERASYVEQCLGGLYPETPIPLDHSDAYTLLIAVLLSAQCTDKRVNLTTPALFNRASTPQSMVLLSVDDINDIVRPCGLAPRKAQAIWKLSEILMTDHDGKVPASFEALEALPGVGHKTASVVMAQAFGVPAFPVDTHIHRLAQRWKLTPQGATVVRVEQDLKRLFPMESWNKLHLQIIFYGREHCSARGCDGHTCEICAHLNGPAPAAKRKRVAKRVK
- a CDS encoding PEP-CTERM sorting domain-containing protein — its product is MRFSLFPLLLAGLLSSAQGQFVSISDDFSNNGSLGGSTPDSGVGNWESNDSDPAISVTGGEALVAAGSGEMVQLNFYDGSGDLSSGTYYYGFSFRVDDSGSISTNNTVQAVTGFRQGTVGSGTYALSFGIFRPSTATQNNSGVPNTSTSQFAVGFFDGASLNGSTNSLTSWGSALDRGTNYRAVISFDLENNGAELWIDPTSSSSSSITLTGITSDTRGIFLRQASGSHGDVYFDDVLVAQSFEGALSAVPEPSTYAAIAGAAMLGFAVYRRRRQQRNSVAAAAA